A single region of the Deltaproteobacteria bacterium genome encodes:
- a CDS encoding NAD(+)/NADH kinase, producing the protein MKQIRLVVKNNPYACQEALKVKDWLEKEKGFQVYWDEKEEPLDLELPQKPLDLVVVLGGDGTLLKAVRLYGTLEAPILGDNWGGLGFLTEIALDELRLLFEKILAGDYQTEPRMVLSARIIRDGEDHPTVSFLNDVVINKGALARIIDLETSIDGQFLTSYRGDGLIVATPTGSTAYNLAAGGPILHPSLKTIILTPICPFTLTNRPIIVQDNSVIDIRLGSKAKEVWLTFDGQVGYPLKEGDLVRVQKAVKSILLIKTPFKNYFEILRTKLKWG; encoded by the coding sequence GTGAAACAGATTCGACTGGTGGTCAAAAATAATCCTTATGCCTGTCAAGAGGCTTTGAAAGTCAAAGACTGGCTGGAAAAGGAAAAGGGTTTTCAGGTTTATTGGGATGAAAAAGAAGAACCTTTAGATCTGGAGCTGCCTCAAAAGCCATTGGATCTGGTGGTCGTTTTAGGGGGAGACGGGACACTGCTTAAGGCGGTTCGTCTCTATGGCACTCTGGAGGCCCCTATTCTGGGGGATAATTGGGGGGGGTTGGGGTTTTTGACGGAAATCGCCCTGGATGAGCTCCGGCTCCTGTTCGAAAAGATCCTGGCCGGGGATTATCAAACCGAACCCCGAATGGTCTTGTCAGCCCGGATCATTCGGGACGGGGAAGATCATCCCACGGTTTCTTTTTTAAATGATGTGGTGATCAATAAAGGGGCCCTGGCTCGAATTATAGATCTTGAAACCAGCATAGACGGCCAATTTCTGACCTCTTACCGGGGAGATGGTCTGATTGTAGCCACCCCGACCGGTTCTACGGCCTATAATCTGGCAGCCGGAGGGCCGATCCTCCACCCTTCGCTGAAAACCATTATTTTAACCCCTATCTGCCCCTTCACCCTGACCAATCGTCCGATTATCGTCCAGGACAATTCGGTCATCGATATTCGTCTGGGGTCCAAGGCCAAGGAAGTCTGGTTGACTTTTGATGGGCAGGTGGGATATCCTTTAAAAGAAGGAGACCTGGTACGGGTTCAAAAGGCTGTTAAATCGATTCTCTTGATTAAGACCCCTTTTAAAAATTATTTTGAGATCCTTCGGACTAAATTGAAATGGGGCTGA
- a CDS encoding D-sedoheptulose 7-phosphate isomerase produces the protein MAQRPVNDLNQLINKRLKDLQDVQNRFLEIHSQDLIDLAFEISQAFSQGKKIMIMGNGGSAADAQHMAAEFVNRFKIERPPLPALSLSTDTSILTAIGNDYGYDQVFEKQILALGVQGDILLGISTSGNSSNILRGFKAGRGKKIKTVALTGNEGGAMIQWADKSLIVPSSDTPHIQETHILAIHLLCELVDSFLFPTP, from the coding sequence ATGGCACAGAGACCGGTAAATGACCTGAACCAATTGATAAATAAACGGTTAAAGGACCTGCAAGACGTCCAAAACCGTTTTTTAGAGATCCATTCCCAGGATCTGATCGATCTGGCTTTTGAGATCTCTCAGGCCTTTTCCCAAGGGAAAAAAATAATGATCATGGGCAATGGCGGCAGTGCGGCCGATGCGCAGCATATGGCCGCTGAATTTGTCAATCGTTTTAAAATCGAACGGCCTCCCCTTCCAGCCCTGTCTTTAAGCACCGACACCTCCATCCTGACTGCCATTGGAAACGATTATGGCTATGATCAGGTTTTCGAAAAACAAATCCTGGCCCTCGGGGTCCAGGGGGATATCCTCCTGGGTATCAGCACCAGCGGAAATTCGTCTAATATCCTAAGGGGATTCAAAGCGGGCCGCGGGAAAAAGATAAAGACCGTGGCCCTGACCGGAAATGAAGGGGGTGCAATGATTCAATGGGCGGATAAATCTTTAATCGTACCTTCCAGTGACACGCCCCATATCCAGGAAACCCATATCCTGGCCATCCACCTGCTCTGTGAACTGGTCGATTCTTTTTTATTCCCTACCCCCTGA
- a CDS encoding DUF4390 domain-containing protein: MKRIFLMNQAVGCLVLLFVFLALWGPKPAWGKQAQIGDIIVTNNQDYLLLYFYTKGCFTPDMNKAILNGIPTTFTFLIELYKPRSLWPNKRLATLRLHHTIKYDSLREEFSVTLSERGNQTFTMKEFSKAQEMMADVSNVQLILLQALEKNNQYQLRLKAELNKVRLPLYLHYLLFFVSLWDFETDWYVVDFMY, from the coding sequence ATGAAACGCATTTTTTTGATGAATCAGGCTGTCGGGTGTCTTGTTCTGCTCTTTGTTTTTTTGGCTCTTTGGGGTCCAAAACCAGCTTGGGGAAAACAGGCCCAGATAGGCGACATCATCGTTACCAACAATCAAGACTACCTCTTGCTTTATTTCTACACCAAAGGGTGTTTTACCCCTGATATGAACAAGGCGATCCTGAACGGGATTCCAACTACTTTTACCTTCCTGATTGAATTGTATAAACCCCGCTCCCTCTGGCCGAATAAACGCCTGGCCACCTTAAGACTACACCATACCATTAAATACGATTCCCTGAGAGAAGAGTTTTCCGTTACCTTAAGCGAGCGGGGAAATCAAACTTTTACCATGAAAGAGTTCAGTAAGGCCCAGGAGATGATGGCTGATGTCAGTAATGTCCAACTGATTCTCCTCCAGGCCCTGGAAAAGAACAACCAGTATCAATTGCGGCTAAAAGCGGAGCTCAACAAAGTCCGTCTCCCCTTATACCTCCATTACCTTTTATTTTTCGTTTCCCTGTGGGATTTCGAGACGGATTGGTATGTGGTAGATTTTATGTATTAA
- a CDS encoding MltA domain-containing protein, producing MGKNALSKIVVTLLVVFVCSCSSVIQRPLPVREGVHFQLVPEENWPLLKDDLDPKSLEQAVTESLKYLSNRTGKKIFLGSREIRSEEILSGLTLFLHLLQKYQDSQSFQDQIKSHYHLFRAVLDDKPLPLLMTGYYEPTLQGSRWPSSHFQYPVYRQPEDLLFIDTSKFSKQIQGSKWIGRTRGNQVIPYYTRREIEQEGPLAGKNLEILWVDDPVKLFFMQIQGSGQVSLEDGSLVKLGYQGTNGHPYFAIGKELIRRGIFQPEALSLQSISAYLQGHPEEQSAIMNLNPSYIFFQEAQGGPYGSLGLPLTPGRSIAADQTVFPAAGLAWTTGMKPAFDEQGHIRSWEPFGRWVCIQDSGGAIKGPSRVDLFWGNGLGAELAAGHLRHQGALYILLKK from the coding sequence ATGGGAAAAAATGCCCTTTCAAAGATTGTTGTAACCCTACTGGTTGTTTTCGTCTGCTCCTGTTCTTCCGTCATTCAAAGGCCGTTGCCCGTAAGAGAAGGGGTGCATTTCCAACTGGTTCCGGAGGAAAACTGGCCTTTGTTGAAGGATGATCTCGACCCAAAAAGTCTGGAGCAGGCGGTTACAGAGAGCCTGAAATATCTAAGTAACCGGACGGGAAAAAAAATTTTTCTGGGGTCACGGGAAATAAGAAGCGAAGAAATCCTTTCCGGTTTAACCCTCTTCCTGCATCTGTTGCAAAAATACCAGGACAGTCAATCCTTTCAAGATCAGATTAAAAGCCATTATCACCTTTTCCGGGCGGTCTTGGACGATAAGCCCCTCCCCTTGCTGATGACCGGCTATTATGAGCCCACCTTACAAGGAAGTCGCTGGCCATCATCCCATTTTCAGTACCCGGTTTACCGGCAACCCGAGGATCTGCTCTTTATCGATACAAGCAAATTCTCCAAGCAAATCCAGGGCAGTAAATGGATCGGCCGGACCAGGGGGAACCAGGTAATCCCCTATTACACGCGCCGGGAAATAGAGCAGGAAGGTCCTTTGGCCGGGAAAAATCTGGAAATCCTCTGGGTGGATGATCCCGTAAAACTCTTTTTCATGCAGATCCAGGGTTCGGGACAGGTTAGCCTGGAGGATGGTTCTCTGGTTAAATTGGGTTATCAGGGCACCAATGGCCATCCCTATTTTGCCATAGGCAAGGAATTGATCCGCCGGGGGATATTCCAACCTGAAGCCCTATCCCTTCAATCCATCTCTGCCTATCTCCAGGGGCATCCTGAAGAACAATCGGCCATAATGAACCTGAATCCGAGCTACATTTTTTTCCAGGAGGCCCAGGGAGGCCCTTATGGCAGCCTGGGCCTTCCCCTGACCCCAGGCCGATCGATCGCTGCGGACCAAACCGTCTTCCCGGCAGCCGGCCTGGCCTGGACAACCGGGATGAAACCGGCCTTTGATGAACAGGGTCATATCCGTTCCTGGGAACCTTTCGGACGCTGGGTCTGTATTCAAGACAGCGGAGGGGCTATTAAAGGTCCTTCCCGGGTCGATCTTTTCTGGGGGAATGGGCTTGGAGCGGAACTGGCAGCCGGCCATCTGCGCCACCAGGGCGCTCTCTATATCCTCCTGAAAAAATGA
- a CDS encoding PAS domain-containing protein, which translates to MNSILSEEQKERRRKKRERLIIILTILVVLILTIWETKILRPDFPFSTSQRVVLFALINVNIILLLLLIFLVIRNLLKLVTERRRKILGSKIRTRLVMGFVTLSLVPTILLFFIAYEFMAIGLDYWFNIHIEKSLQDSLDVGRAYYQASQRGTRIYAQQISLNLSQSGFLRKNGGDDFLRNLQAKRQEYGLAWVGVFLPSLEQKILVSTSESYLKYFQDPPLSLIQKSFQPQGVFEVQSTPQGDFFIAGVPVGDGSSEGKSMATVVVATYFPGALLKKMETISTGLEGYRQMQMLKNPIKFIYLIILSIVSLLILFSATWFGFYLAKGMTVPIQRLAEGTLRIAQGDYNFSIDLEAKDEFGLLVNSFNKMTSDLRKGKEEIERTHQKLWKSNEELNQRKQYMEAVLANIGTGVISLDAEGRISTVNHSAREMLRIKTEKVLGRPYREVLLPEHKVLLHDLEANLDLIKMGTLKRTLQVPLQDKTLTLLLKITLLRDEEKRNLGMVLVFDDMTEIEKVQKVSAWREVARRLAHEIKNPLTPIKLSAQRLRKKYSYLLPEGKEKEIFDDCTQTIINQVDELIVLVNEFFAFARLPAVTLSINDLNALIQEVLILYQESRKNIDFSFLSDPEIPKFPLDREQIKRVMINLLDNAVAAIENQGSVQIRTGYDPSLKMVRIQVMDTGIGIAPRDRDRLFEPYFSTKKGGTGLGLTIVSSIISDHHGHIRVKNNEPHGTIFTIELPLEA; encoded by the coding sequence ATGAACTCCATTTTATCGGAAGAACAAAAAGAAAGGCGACGCAAAAAAAGAGAACGCCTCATTATTATCTTAACCATATTAGTGGTTTTGATTCTGACGATCTGGGAGACTAAAATACTCCGGCCCGACTTTCCCTTTTCCACTTCCCAACGGGTCGTCCTTTTTGCTTTAATCAATGTTAATATTATTTTACTTCTTTTACTGATTTTTTTAGTTATTCGAAATCTTCTTAAACTGGTCACCGAAAGAAGGCGTAAAATCCTGGGTTCCAAGATCCGGACCCGCCTGGTAATGGGGTTTGTTACTTTGTCTCTGGTACCGACCATCTTATTGTTTTTTATCGCCTATGAATTTATGGCCATCGGATTGGATTACTGGTTCAATATTCATATTGAAAAATCTTTGCAGGACTCGTTAGATGTGGGCCGCGCCTATTATCAGGCTTCCCAGCGGGGAACCCGAATCTATGCTCAGCAAATCAGTCTGAACCTGAGCCAGTCCGGTTTTTTAAGAAAAAATGGTGGAGACGATTTTCTCCGGAATCTCCAAGCCAAAAGGCAGGAATACGGCCTGGCCTGGGTGGGTGTGTTTTTACCCAGTCTGGAACAAAAAATTCTGGTCAGCACTTCGGAAAGCTACCTGAAATACTTTCAAGATCCCCCATTGAGTCTGATACAAAAAAGTTTTCAACCCCAGGGAGTTTTCGAGGTTCAATCCACTCCCCAGGGAGATTTTTTTATTGCCGGTGTTCCGGTCGGGGATGGTTCTTCTGAGGGGAAGAGTATGGCCACCGTGGTAGTGGCGACTTATTTCCCGGGGGCATTGTTAAAGAAAATGGAGACCATTTCCACTGGCCTGGAAGGCTATCGGCAGATGCAGATGTTGAAAAATCCTATAAAATTTATCTACCTGATTATCCTTTCGATTGTTTCTTTGTTGATCCTTTTTTCTGCTACCTGGTTTGGCTTTTACCTGGCCAAGGGGATGACGGTTCCGATCCAAAGGCTGGCGGAAGGGACCTTGCGGATCGCTCAAGGGGATTATAATTTTTCTATAGACTTAGAGGCCAAGGATGAATTCGGACTGTTAGTAAATTCCTTTAATAAGATGACCTCTGATTTGAGAAAAGGTAAGGAAGAGATCGAACGGACCCATCAAAAATTGTGGAAAAGCAATGAGGAACTCAATCAAAGGAAACAGTATATGGAGGCGGTCCTGGCCAATATCGGGACCGGCGTTATTTCTTTAGATGCTGAAGGAAGGATCAGTACCGTCAACCATTCGGCCAGGGAAATGCTTCGGATAAAAACCGAAAAAGTCCTGGGCCGGCCGTATCGGGAGGTGCTTCTTCCGGAACATAAGGTCCTGCTTCACGATCTGGAAGCCAATCTGGACCTGATTAAGATGGGCACCCTCAAACGGACCTTGCAGGTCCCGCTTCAGGATAAGACCCTGACCCTCCTTTTGAAGATTACCCTGTTACGGGATGAGGAAAAACGAAATTTGGGCATGGTCCTGGTGTTTGATGATATGACTGAGATCGAAAAGGTTCAAAAGGTTTCGGCCTGGAGAGAGGTGGCCCGGCGGCTGGCTCATGAGATCAAAAACCCGTTGACCCCCATCAAATTGTCGGCCCAACGTTTACGAAAAAAATATTCCTACCTTCTGCCGGAGGGAAAAGAAAAAGAAATATTCGATGACTGTACACAAACCATTATTAATCAAGTGGATGAATTGATCGTTTTAGTCAATGAGTTTTTCGCCTTTGCCCGATTGCCGGCAGTAACCCTTTCCATAAATGACCTAAACGCCCTGATTCAAGAGGTCCTGATTTTATATCAGGAAAGTCGCAAGAATATTGATTTTTCATTTTTGTCCGATCCGGAAATACCCAAATTCCCTTTGGATCGGGAACAGATCAAAAGGGTTATGATCAACCTGCTGGATAATGCGGTAGCCGCGATTGAGAACCAGGGGTCCGTTCAAATCCGGACAGGTTATGATCCGTCATTGAAGATGGTCCGTATTCAGGTTATGGATACCGGCATCGGGATCGCCCCAAGAGATCGAGACCGGCTTTTTGAACCCTATTTTTCCACCAAAAAGGGGGGAACCGGCCTGGGGTTGACGATTGTCAGCTCCATAATATCCGATCATCACGGTCATATTCGGGTTAAAAATAACGAACCTCACGGAACGATCTTTACCATTGAGCTTCCTTTGGAAGCCTGA